One window of the Candidatus Binatus sp. genome contains the following:
- a CDS encoding alpha/beta fold hydrolase, producing MDLADLGRIKAQHEVPEPIKFAWPVVLLPELFATPPQLAILLGYLTTIGWEVYVPDLRAAIGDSSRLAKFDFKDLIAMSTEAIDAIGREVVVIGHGVGGLAALKLSAHRQVKASVAFAPLIPGFRTPLIGGIANRIAAMLGRPINPPRGRMLFELVADLEPFAREALIKSMRPDSGALASDVVRSAIDFTPTNPPRPRLIVAGESDIFAPFDRASKFAESIGASIVKIAGRGHWLIGGRAIERAIHQTQRFLVRALGQDLLLLYPEEWKNEPQE from the coding sequence ATGGACCTCGCCGATCTCGGACGAATCAAGGCGCAGCACGAAGTTCCCGAGCCGATCAAATTCGCGTGGCCGGTCGTGCTGCTGCCGGAACTGTTCGCGACGCCGCCGCAACTCGCGATTCTGCTCGGCTATCTCACGACCATCGGATGGGAAGTCTATGTGCCCGATTTGCGCGCCGCGATCGGCGACTCGTCGCGCCTCGCGAAATTTGATTTCAAAGATCTGATCGCGATGAGCACCGAAGCGATCGATGCGATCGGCCGCGAAGTCGTCGTCATCGGCCACGGCGTCGGCGGTTTGGCCGCGCTCAAACTCAGCGCGCATCGACAAGTCAAAGCGTCGGTCGCATTCGCCCCGCTGATACCGGGATTCCGCACGCCGCTGATCGGCGGAATCGCGAATCGAATCGCCGCGATGCTTGGCCGTCCTATCAATCCGCCGCGCGGCCGGATGCTGTTCGAACTGGTCGCCGATCTCGAGCCGTTCGCGCGCGAGGCGCTGATCAAATCGATGCGTCCCGATTCGGGCGCGCTTGCGAGCGACGTCGTCCGCAGCGCGATCGATTTCACGCCGACGAATCCTCCGCGGCCGCGGCTGATCGTCGCCGGCGAGTCCGATATTTTCGCGCCGTTCGATCGCGCGTCGAAATTTGCGGAATCAATCGGCGCGAGCATCGTCAAGATCGCCGGCCGCGGCCATTGGCTGATCGGTGGCCGCGCGATCGAACGCGCTATCCATCAGACCCAGCGCTTTCTGGTCCGCGCGCTCGGCCAGGATTTGCTCCTGCTCTATCCCGAGGAATGGAAAAACGAACCCCAGGAATAA
- a CDS encoding ZIP family metal transporter, with product MSPGFLLYLAAIAIGSLAGGLLPLFGNWSRRSLLVPVAFSGGILLGAAFFDMIPESVELLHGALGWPLLAGFLTIFIMERFVLVHPYPEHAAEHGRAHHIHLGLTAYVGLSFHSLLDGLAISSTYNRPELGGVVLLAVIFHKIPDAFALTSLLLLDRWSPQPIIGWMTVFALSTPLGAMLTYFALANASSKVAGAAIAISAGTFLAVATSDILPQIRHENKQRMWPLVALFVGLIVSWLGRMLAG from the coding sequence ATGTCACCCGGCTTTCTTCTATACCTCGCGGCGATCGCGATTGGATCGCTGGCCGGCGGATTGCTGCCGCTATTCGGCAACTGGTCGCGGCGATCGCTGCTGGTGCCGGTCGCGTTCTCGGGCGGAATCCTGCTCGGCGCCGCGTTCTTCGACATGATCCCCGAGAGCGTCGAACTCTTGCACGGCGCGCTCGGATGGCCGCTGCTGGCGGGCTTTCTCACCATCTTCATCATGGAGCGGTTCGTGCTCGTGCATCCGTATCCCGAGCATGCGGCAGAGCATGGACGCGCGCATCATATTCATCTCGGCTTGACCGCGTATGTCGGGCTTTCGTTTCACAGCCTGCTCGATGGGCTCGCGATCAGCTCGACCTACAATCGCCCCGAACTCGGCGGCGTGGTGCTGCTCGCGGTGATCTTTCACAAGATTCCGGACGCGTTTGCGCTGACCAGTTTACTGTTGCTCGATCGATGGTCGCCGCAGCCGATCATCGGCTGGATGACAGTCTTCGCGCTTTCGACGCCGCTCGGCGCGATGCTCACCTACTTCGCGCTGGCGAATGCGAGCAGCAAAGTCGCCGGCGCGGCGATCGCGATCTCGGCGGGGACGTTCCTCGCCGTCGCGACGTCGGACATCCTGCCGCAGATTCGTCACGAGAATAAACAGCGGATGTGGCCGCTGGTCGCGCTATTCGTTGGGCTGATCGTGAGTTGGCTAGGACGGATGCTGGCGGGCTAG